In Bacillus sp. NP247, one DNA window encodes the following:
- a CDS encoding MarR family winged helix-turn-helix transcriptional regulator, protein MDHQTFNELDLTSLLSLSFSTLITELHDKLSELGFEDIRPAHGFMFKRILPNGATGIELAEYLGVSKQAISKMVDSLENSGYVARQTHPTDKRGKIIVLTERGLAVMQAKKEIVAEIEQRWIANIGAERMQMLKEDLTTFVTKENTGRFSSSIRPVW, encoded by the coding sequence ATGGATCATCAAACATTTAACGAATTAGATCTTACTTCACTTTTATCACTATCCTTCAGTACATTAATTACTGAACTACACGACAAATTAAGTGAATTGGGATTTGAAGATATTAGGCCCGCACACGGTTTTATGTTCAAACGTATCCTTCCTAATGGAGCAACCGGTATAGAACTAGCTGAATATTTAGGGGTTTCAAAACAAGCCATAAGTAAAATGGTAGATTCTCTTGAGAACAGTGGTTATGTCGCGCGCCAAACGCATCCTACTGATAAAAGAGGTAAAATCATTGTTCTCACCGAACGTGGTTTAGCAGTAATGCAAGCAAAAAAAGAAATAGTAGCTGAAATAGAACAGCGATGGATTGCAAACATAGGTGCAGAACGAATGCAAATGCTTAAAGAGGATTTAACAACATTCGTTACTAAAGAAAATACAGGTAGATTTTCATCAAGTATACGACCTGTTTGGTAA
- a CDS encoding DUF3238 domain-containing protein has protein sequence MVNIVKIRANVFIPMSWTEPQKDVQTGRVIQFEGDSREFTPHAVNTMRSRVEQEVVVDFYKEEVFSYANTGITTEKITNLDGSVNKRTGKASTENIVCTHIAWNSDGVQFKMSASASNPLNIYAPPVDYLLTVCVKKDGSIDIQGEHDGFPCYEFYKQVDFGSFEQIYTHDFRETGDTAGALGGEMDYSFTKRL, from the coding sequence ATGGTTAATATCGTTAAAATTAGAGCTAACGTATTTATTCCAATGTCGTGGACAGAACCACAGAAGGATGTACAAACAGGAAGAGTAATCCAATTCGAAGGTGATTCACGTGAATTTACACCACATGCGGTAAATACTATGCGCTCTAGAGTTGAGCAAGAGGTAGTAGTAGATTTTTATAAAGAAGAAGTGTTTTCATATGCAAACACGGGTATTACGACAGAGAAGATTACAAATCTAGATGGTTCTGTGAATAAAAGAACAGGAAAAGCGAGTACTGAAAATATTGTGTGTACTCATATTGCATGGAATTCTGATGGTGTCCAATTCAAAATGAGTGCCAGTGCAAGTAATCCATTAAATATATATGCACCTCCTGTGGATTATTTATTAACTGTATGTGTTAAAAAGGATGGTAGTATCGATATTCAAGGAGAGCATGATGGATTCCCTTGTTATGAATTTTATAAACAAGTAGATTTTGGTTCATTTGAGCAAATTTATACACATGATTTTAGAGAAACTGGTGATACAGCTGGAGCTTTAGGTGGAGAGATGGATTATAGTTTTACAAAGAGATTATAG
- a CDS encoding serine protease has protein sequence MVFWVNQKVYAEDVPWTSVSNEGERVLFQEQSLYSNDLRGEDLVSPSFEGVNPRILTYRIDTYEGQSGSPVYHYFDTGVRIIAIHTRGNKNMNSGNRITDDVFNNIKKWSE, from the coding sequence ATGGTATTTTGGGTGAATCAGAAGGTATATGCAGAAGATGTACCTTGGACATCAGTTTCGAATGAGGGAGAAAGAGTACTTTTTCAAGAACAATCTTTGTATAGTAATGATCTAAGAGGAGAAGATCTTGTTTCGCCTTCGTTTGAAGGCGTTAACCCTAGAATTTTAACATATAGGATTGATACTTATGAGGGGCAAAGTGGATCACCTGTATACCATTATTTTGATACGGGTGTCAGAATAATAGCCATTCATACAAGAGGAAATAAAAATATGAATTCTGGAAATCGGATAACAGACGATGTTTTTAATAATATTAAAAAATGGTCTGAATAA
- a CDS encoding DUF2606 family protein, with translation MFLIILKNGLNKYSKYIGILFCILVIILMSSCIANNEENASKVGNPITFYVQNKEKQPIKDFEIMLIKDESPGPSKEIVISIGKTNQEGKFIWKTPRKGKYIILLPNNEKKAIVINDRNIAELITINVN, from the coding sequence ATGTTTTTAATAATATTAAAAAATGGTCTGAATAAATATAGTAAGTATATTGGGATTTTGTTTTGTATATTGGTCATAATCTTGATGTCTAGTTGTATAGCAAATAATGAGGAGAATGCTAGTAAGGTTGGTAATCCTATAACTTTCTATGTTCAGAATAAAGAGAAACAACCGATAAAAGATTTTGAAATTATGCTTATAAAAGATGAATCCCCTGGGCCTAGCAAAGAAATCGTAATTTCGATAGGGAAGACTAATCAAGAAGGAAAATTTATTTGGAAGACTCCCAGAAAAGGGAAGTATATAATTTTACTGCCGAATAATGAGAAAAAAGCGATTGTGATTAATGATAGAAATATAGCTGAATTAATAACGATTAACGTAAATTAA
- a CDS encoding metal-sensitive transcriptional regulator — protein MEYNQDMKNRLKRIEGQVRGVLRMMEEGKDCRDVITQLTASRSALDRTIGLVVGTNLEQCLREQFESGNGSNEELIKEAVQLLVKSR, from the coding sequence GTGGAATATAATCAAGATATGAAAAATAGATTGAAACGTATTGAAGGTCAAGTTCGTGGTGTGCTTCGCATGATGGAAGAGGGAAAAGATTGCCGAGATGTTATTACACAGTTAACTGCATCCCGTTCTGCGCTAGATCGTACAATTGGACTCGTTGTGGGAACAAATTTAGAGCAATGTTTACGTGAACAGTTTGAAAGTGGAAATGGTTCAAATGAAGAATTAATTAAAGAAGCTGTTCAATTACTTGTAAAAAGCCGATAA
- a CDS encoding sulfurtransferase TusA family protein has protein sequence MSIKVDTSLDCKGLACPMPIVKTKKAMERLASGQVIEIEATDKGSTLDIQSWASKVGHQYIGTKQEGDILKHYVRKAHEHEVNEVVKYSYTITNGELQNILLSGEDCTVLDVREEAEFVFGHIPSAISVPLGELDSALLDSAKPIYVVCRTGNRSDIACQMLKEKGFSNVKNVIPGMLEWQGNVEK, from the coding sequence ATGAGTATAAAAGTGGATACGAGTCTAGATTGTAAAGGATTGGCTTGTCCGATGCCGATTGTGAAGACGAAGAAGGCGATGGAAAGATTGGCATCAGGGCAAGTGATTGAAATCGAGGCAACAGATAAAGGATCTACGTTAGATATTCAAAGTTGGGCGAGTAAAGTAGGGCATCAATATATCGGGACGAAACAAGAGGGAGATATATTAAAGCATTATGTAAGAAAAGCCCATGAGCATGAAGTGAATGAAGTTGTGAAATATTCTTATACGATTACGAATGGGGAATTGCAAAATATATTATTAAGTGGTGAGGATTGCACTGTATTAGATGTTCGTGAAGAAGCGGAATTCGTCTTTGGTCATATTCCATCCGCAATTTCGGTGCCGTTAGGTGAATTAGATAGTGCTTTGTTAGACAGTGCGAAACCAATTTATGTTGTTTGCCGAACGGGTAATCGTAGTGATATAGCGTGTCAAATGTTGAAAGAAAAAGGTTTTTCAAACGTGAAAAATGTCATTCCAGGTATGTTAGAGTGGCAAGGGAATGTGGAGAAATAA
- a CDS encoding MBL fold metallo-hydrolase yields the protein MNIKMLQAKDVAEKVLFGDLFILDVRNETDYEDWKIEGKQVSSINKPYFDLLDGVDHIVDELPREKEILVVCAKEGSSQFVAEQLLNAGFNDVSYLAGGMKAWNEYVKPLKVGDVQGGGSIYQFNRLGKGCLSYMVVSNGEAAVIDAVRTVEAYEEFAKEHGVTITNVMDTHLHADHISGGRKLAEKVGGTYWLPPKDAEEVVFSYEPLVEGSVITVGGTKIGIDALYSPGHTIGSTSFIVDDSYLLSGDILFVDSIGRPDLAGKAEDWVSDLRNTLYKLYKELSQDLIVLPAHYSKISEMDDRGIVSAHLQDLFKENVGLNIVDEGEFRKTVTENLPPQPNAYEEIRQTNMGKIYPSVEEEREMEIGPNRCAVHDSL from the coding sequence ATGAACATTAAGATGTTACAAGCAAAAGATGTTGCAGAGAAAGTTTTATTCGGAGATTTGTTTATTTTAGATGTTCGTAATGAGACGGATTATGAAGATTGGAAAATTGAAGGGAAACAAGTTTCTTCTATAAATAAACCTTATTTTGACTTGTTAGATGGTGTAGATCATATTGTAGATGAATTACCGAGAGAAAAAGAGATTTTAGTCGTATGTGCGAAAGAAGGTTCTTCGCAGTTTGTTGCGGAGCAATTGTTAAATGCTGGTTTCAACGATGTTTCCTATTTAGCTGGTGGGATGAAAGCTTGGAATGAATATGTAAAGCCGCTCAAAGTAGGAGATGTACAGGGCGGAGGGAGTATATATCAATTTAACCGTCTTGGGAAAGGCTGCCTATCTTATATGGTCGTTTCAAACGGTGAAGCAGCAGTTATTGATGCAGTAAGAACGGTTGAAGCATACGAGGAATTTGCGAAAGAGCATGGAGTTACTATTACGAATGTAATGGATACACATTTACATGCAGACCATATTTCTGGTGGTCGTAAGTTAGCTGAAAAAGTAGGTGGTACGTATTGGTTACCTCCAAAAGATGCGGAGGAAGTCGTTTTCTCATACGAACCACTTGTAGAAGGATCTGTTATTACGGTGGGGGGTACCAAAATTGGAATTGACGCGTTATACTCACCAGGGCATACGATTGGGAGTACGTCATTTATTGTAGATGATTCCTATTTATTATCAGGTGATATTTTATTTGTAGATTCAATTGGCCGTCCAGATCTTGCTGGGAAGGCTGAAGATTGGGTGAGTGATTTACGAAATACGTTATATAAACTTTATAAGGAACTGTCTCAAGATTTAATTGTTTTACCAGCTCATTATTCAAAAATAAGTGAAATGGACGACAGAGGCATTGTGAGTGCGCATTTACAAGATTTATTTAAGGAGAATGTAGGGTTAAATATTGTTGATGAGGGAGAGTTTCGTAAAACTGTGACAGAGAACTTACCGCCTCAGCCGAATGCTTATGAAGAAATTCGTCAAACGAATATGGGTAAGATTTATCCGAGTGTGGAAGAAGAGCGTGAAATGGAGATTGGCCCAAATCGTTGTGCAGTTCATGATTCATTATAA
- a CDS encoding sulfurtransferase TusA family protein produces the protein MMNVKQVLDAKGLACPMPIVRTKRAMDTLQSGEVLEVHVTDKGSVKDIPAWSKTGGHEIVKHNIEDGVLKFWIKKA, from the coding sequence ATGATGAATGTAAAACAAGTATTAGATGCGAAAGGTTTAGCATGTCCAATGCCGATTGTAAGAACGAAGAGAGCGATGGATACTTTACAATCTGGAGAAGTGTTAGAAGTACATGTAACGGATAAAGGGTCAGTTAAGGATATTCCAGCATGGTCAAAAACAGGCGGTCATGAAATAGTAAAGCATAATATAGAAGACGGTGTGCTGAAGTTTTGGATTAAGAAGGCGTAG
- a CDS encoding rhodanese-like domain-containing protein gives MNTILSTLFIVFAAWFVISRFLPVKGVQNINGKELKSIVGKQGKYFIDVRTVGEYRGNHMRGFQNIPLNELVSKANQLDKNKEVIVICQSGMRSKQAAKVLKKLGFQHIINVSGGMNAL, from the coding sequence ATGAATACAATATTAAGTACGCTGTTCATTGTATTTGCTGCATGGTTTGTTATTTCACGTTTTTTACCGGTGAAAGGTGTTCAAAATATAAATGGAAAAGAATTAAAAAGTATAGTGGGAAAACAGGGGAAGTACTTTATTGATGTTCGTACAGTAGGTGAATATAGAGGAAATCATATGAGAGGATTTCAGAATATCCCGCTAAATGAGTTAGTTAGTAAGGCAAATCAGCTAGATAAAAATAAGGAAGTAATCGTTATTTGTCAGAGCGGGATGAGAAGTAAGCAAGCAGCAAAAGTATTAAAGAAATTAGGATTTCAGCACATTATAAATGTTTCAGGCGGTATGAACGCTTTGTAA
- a CDS encoding rhodanese-like domain-containing protein: MKEITAREVEERLLRNEEIHVIDVREVEEVMEGKIPGVIHIRLGLLEFRIHELDKNKEYIIVCRSGGRSARAVQFLESYGFRAINMVGGMLAWEGKVV, from the coding sequence ATGAAAGAAATAACAGCGAGAGAAGTAGAGGAAAGATTGTTACGAAATGAAGAGATACATGTGATTGATGTTCGTGAAGTGGAAGAAGTGATGGAAGGGAAAATTCCAGGAGTGATTCATATTAGGTTAGGTTTACTAGAGTTTCGAATACATGAGCTGGATAAAAATAAAGAATATATTATCGTTTGTCGCTCAGGCGGGAGAAGTGCAAGAGCAGTTCAGTTTTTAGAGAGTTACGGTTTTCGAGCCATAAATATGGTAGGTGGCATGTTAGCTTGGGAAGGTAAAGTTGTATAG
- a CDS encoding DsrE/DsrF/DrsH-like family protein, protein MEQQKKTTIVLFSGDYDKAMAAYIIANGAAAYDHEVTIFHTFWGLNALRKDEHVKVKKTFIEKVFGKMMPRGADKMGLSKMNFAGMGPKMIKGIMKKHNAMSLPDLIDMAKEQEVKLVACQMTVDLLGLKEEEIMEGVEFAGVGAYLADASDGNVNLFI, encoded by the coding sequence ATGGAACAACAGAAGAAAACGACGATTGTTTTATTTAGTGGAGATTATGATAAGGCGATGGCAGCTTATATTATTGCAAATGGTGCAGCGGCGTACGATCATGAGGTGACTATTTTTCATACTTTCTGGGGTTTAAATGCGCTTAGGAAAGATGAACATGTGAAAGTAAAGAAAACGTTTATAGAGAAAGTGTTTGGAAAAATGATGCCGCGCGGCGCTGATAAGATGGGATTATCAAAAATGAATTTTGCTGGTATGGGGCCAAAGATGATTAAAGGCATTATGAAGAAGCATAATGCGATGTCTTTGCCAGATTTAATTGATATGGCGAAAGAGCAAGAGGTTAAGCTTGTAGCTTGTCAAATGACAGTAGATTTATTAGGGTTAAAAGAGGAAGAGATTATGGAAGGGGTAGAGTTTGCAGGAGTAGGTGCATATTTAGCAGATGCTTCGGATGGGAATGTGAATTTATTTATTTAA
- a CDS encoding sulfite exporter TauE/SafE family protein, with protein MSLTVLLFIIGFIGSFISGMVGIGGAIINYPMILYIPVLLGFAGYTSHEVSGITAVQVFFATFAGAWAYRKSNDMDKTLVVYMGASILIGSFVGSFSANLLNEHAVNVVYTILATIAAIMMFIPKRSDRKGSEGIMYNKWLASLLAFIVGSVSGIIGAGGAFLLVPIMLVVLKLPIRTTIATSIAITFISSIGITTGKVITGQIVVIPALIVAIASLFAAPLGVKVGKRLNQKILQYVLSALIVGTAIKMWIDMISK; from the coding sequence ATGAGTTTAACAGTACTACTTTTTATTATTGGATTTATAGGTTCGTTCATATCAGGGATGGTTGGGATTGGCGGTGCAATTATTAATTATCCGATGATCCTATACATTCCAGTATTGCTAGGATTTGCCGGATATACATCACATGAAGTGAGTGGTATTACAGCAGTTCAAGTATTCTTTGCAACTTTTGCAGGCGCGTGGGCGTACAGGAAAAGTAACGATATGGATAAAACGTTGGTTGTGTATATGGGAGCTAGTATATTAATAGGAAGCTTTGTAGGTAGCTTTAGCGCGAATTTATTAAATGAGCATGCTGTAAATGTTGTTTATACAATATTAGCTACTATCGCGGCTATTATGATGTTTATACCGAAGCGAAGCGATCGTAAGGGATCAGAGGGGATTATGTACAATAAATGGCTAGCTAGTTTGTTAGCGTTTATTGTAGGAAGTGTTTCCGGCATTATTGGGGCTGGTGGTGCGTTTCTTTTAGTCCCGATTATGCTAGTTGTTTTAAAACTACCGATACGTACGACAATAGCAACCTCTATCGCTATTACTTTTATTTCCTCGATAGGAATTACTACTGGGAAAGTGATTACTGGACAAATAGTTGTTATTCCGGCTCTTATCGTTGCGATAGCAAGTTTATTTGCCGCTCCTCTTGGAGTGAAAGTAGGGAAGAGACTGAATCAAAAAATTTTGCAATATGTATTGTCCGCTTTAATTGTAGGAACTGCGATAAAGATGTGGATTGATATGATATCGAAATAA
- a CDS encoding LCP family protein, which translates to MSYFNPNEGVQEMEQNPSLQENTRSKPKNSKKKTKIIISVILLVLIIGGGYTWFLVNKASSAVRNAAHDLARGDKSDLRAKAVKPITNNVSVLIMGVDESDVRGKEYGEAIRTDALLLATFNKDSKTVKLLSIPRDTYTYIPVEKKKDKITHAHAFGSTKNGKDGGPQASIDAVEKLMNVPVDYFVKFNFKSFMKIVDDLGGIEVDVPVEFTEQDSNDNADAIHLKKGVQKLNSEEALALARTRHIDSDAMRGQRQQLVIEAILKKLTSAGSVTKVGNIIDDINGQFVTNLTFDDMLSFYKYGSDSEIEKLQLQGEDCYMAKGDDTCSKSAGGGRTYYYNPDKKELANVTNELRSHLGLPAYTKSDSDSDSKKTSSEKTKESKSENTSERESSNNETKDKNKNNSQDTETSSNDNE; encoded by the coding sequence GTGTCGTATTTCAATCCAAATGAAGGAGTACAAGAAATGGAGCAAAACCCATCTTTACAAGAAAATACACGAAGTAAACCGAAAAATAGTAAGAAAAAAACAAAAATTATTATAAGCGTTATTCTATTAGTTTTAATAATAGGTGGCGGTTATACATGGTTTTTAGTAAATAAAGCATCTTCTGCTGTTCGAAACGCCGCTCACGATTTAGCACGCGGTGATAAGTCTGATTTACGTGCTAAAGCTGTAAAACCTATTACAAATAACGTCTCTGTCTTAATAATGGGCGTTGATGAAAGCGATGTCCGCGGGAAAGAATATGGTGAAGCTATAAGAACGGATGCACTATTACTTGCAACTTTTAATAAAGATAGCAAAACTGTAAAGCTATTAAGTATTCCACGTGACACGTATACTTATATTCCAGTAGAAAAGAAAAAAGATAAAATTACACACGCTCATGCATTCGGTTCTACCAAAAACGGAAAAGATGGTGGACCACAAGCAAGTATTGATGCAGTTGAAAAGTTAATGAATGTCCCTGTCGATTACTTTGTAAAATTTAACTTTAAATCATTTATGAAAATTGTCGATGATTTAGGTGGCATTGAAGTTGACGTACCAGTTGAATTTACTGAACAAGATAGCAATGATAATGCCGATGCAATTCACCTGAAAAAAGGTGTTCAAAAGTTAAATAGTGAAGAAGCTCTTGCTCTTGCTAGAACAAGGCACATTGATAGTGATGCAATGCGTGGACAACGTCAGCAACTTGTTATTGAAGCAATTTTAAAGAAACTAACAAGCGCTGGGTCTGTAACAAAAGTTGGTAACATAATTGATGATATTAACGGACAATTCGTTACAAACTTAACATTCGATGACATGCTTTCATTCTATAAATATGGATCGGATTCGGAAATTGAGAAATTACAACTTCAAGGTGAAGATTGTTACATGGCAAAAGGTGATGATACATGTAGTAAGTCAGCTGGTGGTGGCCGAACTTACTACTACAATCCAGATAAAAAAGAATTAGCTAATGTTACAAACGAACTTCGTAGTCACCTTGGACTACCTGCCTATACAAAATCTGATTCTGATTCTGATTCGAAAAAAACAAGCTCAGAGAAAACAAAAGAATCTAAGTCTGAAAATACGAGTGAACGCGAATCAAGTAACAATGAAACTAAAGATAAGAATAAAAATAACAGTCAAGATACAGAAACATCGTCTAATGACAATGAATAA
- a CDS encoding YhdH/YhfP family quinone oxidoreductase: protein MNHTSFRAMVVKEKENNQFERTFVEREVDSLPEGDVLIRVYYSSLNYKDALSANGNKGVTRTYPHTPGIDAAGEVVSSENSAFQEGDQVIVTGYDLGMNTSGGFGEYIRVPSSWVVPLPKEMSLKESMMYGTAGFTAALSVYKLIRAGITPSTGDVLVTGATGGVGSVAVSILGKLGYSVVGATGKMEEKEMLLRLGAKKMIRRAELSDESGRPMLKGIYAGVVDTVGGNMLESSLKVVKYGGCVTTCGNVAGHELNTTVYPFILRGVSLIGIDSVQCPIDVRREVWALLATEWKNSKLASYTEECTLEELDEKFVLILQGKLKGRTVVNMK, encoded by the coding sequence ATGAATCATACATCATTCCGAGCAATGGTCGTGAAAGAAAAGGAAAATAATCAATTTGAAAGAACCTTTGTTGAGAGAGAAGTCGATAGTTTACCTGAAGGAGACGTATTAATACGTGTTTATTATTCTTCATTAAATTATAAAGATGCCCTTTCAGCTAATGGTAATAAAGGTGTAACGAGAACATATCCTCATACACCAGGCATCGATGCAGCGGGAGAGGTAGTTAGTAGTGAAAATAGCGCCTTTCAGGAAGGCGATCAAGTTATTGTAACTGGATATGATTTAGGTATGAATACTTCTGGTGGTTTCGGGGAATATATTCGCGTGCCATCATCTTGGGTCGTTCCTTTACCAAAAGAAATGTCTTTGAAGGAAAGTATGATGTATGGGACAGCAGGTTTCACAGCTGCCTTATCGGTATATAAGCTTATTAGAGCGGGAATTACGCCTAGTACGGGAGATGTTTTAGTAACTGGTGCTACGGGCGGAGTAGGCAGTGTAGCAGTTAGTATCTTAGGAAAGCTAGGATATAGCGTAGTAGGGGCAACAGGGAAAATGGAAGAGAAAGAGATGCTGCTACGTTTAGGTGCAAAAAAGATGATTCGCCGCGCGGAATTGAGTGATGAATCAGGAAGACCGATGCTTAAAGGAATATACGCTGGGGTTGTCGATACTGTAGGCGGAAACATGTTAGAAAGTTCTTTAAAGGTAGTTAAGTATGGAGGTTGTGTCACGACGTGTGGTAATGTAGCGGGGCATGAGTTAAATACAACTGTATATCCATTCATATTACGAGGAGTTAGCCTTATAGGAATAGATTCAGTTCAATGTCCGATAGATGTGAGAAGAGAAGTGTGGGCGTTATTAGCGACTGAGTGGAAAAATTCAAAGTTAGCGTCCTATACAGAAGAATGTACATTAGAAGAATTAGATGAGAAATTTGTACTTATACTGCAAGGAAAGTTAAAAGGGAGAACGGTTGTAAATATGAAATGA
- a CDS encoding Na/Pi cotransporter family protein, with protein MEYNVQEMIFQFIGGLGIFLFGIKYMGDGLQQAAGDRLRDILDRFTTNPLMGVLAGMLVTVLIQSSSGTTALTVGLVSAGFMTLRQAIGVIMGANIGTTVTAFIIGIKIGEYALPVMAVGAILLFFFKNKKVHSVGQVVFGFGMLFFGLELMSAGMKPLRSLESFQDLMISMSDNPILGIIVGTVFTLIVQSSSATIGILQELFGQGAIDLQAALPVLFGDNIGTTITAVLAAIGTSIAARRAALVHVIFNIIGTIIFTIILIPFTSLIQYFQTSLNLNPEMTIAFAHGTFNVTNTIIQFPFIAVLAWIVTKIIRGEDASINFKPQHLNPIFIEQSPAIALTEAQKEIIRMAEFSLDGLKEANQFLNTQDKKHANMATQLEGAINNLDKKITEYLVLLSEKPLSPSDSEKHSVLAGVVGDIERVGDHVENLVELVDFQISNRVSLSDEALAELNEMLELTISTLQDSVEALTNFDTELAQTVIAKERKIDQMERVLRKRHVLRLNERSCSGDASIIFVDMVSNLERIGDHAVNIADGVLGEQGKVNLKQSL; from the coding sequence GTGGAATATAATGTTCAAGAAATGATCTTCCAGTTCATTGGTGGATTAGGTATTTTCTTATTCGGGATTAAATACATGGGCGATGGACTGCAACAAGCAGCTGGAGATCGTCTTCGCGATATTCTAGATCGCTTTACAACGAACCCACTTATGGGTGTACTAGCAGGTATGTTAGTTACTGTATTAATTCAATCAAGTTCAGGAACAACTGCTTTAACGGTCGGACTTGTAAGTGCCGGATTTATGACATTAAGACAAGCAATTGGTGTTATTATGGGTGCGAATATCGGAACGACAGTTACTGCATTTATTATCGGAATTAAAATCGGAGAATACGCTCTCCCAGTTATGGCAGTTGGAGCGATTTTACTATTCTTCTTTAAAAATAAAAAAGTACATTCTGTAGGTCAAGTTGTATTCGGTTTTGGTATGTTATTCTTCGGTTTAGAATTAATGAGCGCAGGTATGAAACCTCTTCGTTCTTTAGAGTCATTCCAAGATTTAATGATTAGCATGAGTGATAATCCAATTCTAGGAATTATTGTCGGTACAGTCTTCACTTTAATTGTACAAAGCTCAAGCGCAACAATCGGTATTTTACAAGAATTATTTGGCCAGGGTGCAATCGATTTACAAGCTGCCCTTCCTGTATTATTCGGTGATAACATCGGTACGACAATTACAGCAGTATTAGCAGCAATCGGTACTTCAATTGCAGCAAGACGTGCAGCATTAGTTCACGTTATCTTTAATATTATCGGTACCATTATCTTTACAATTATATTGATACCATTTACAAGTTTAATTCAATATTTCCAAACGTCATTAAACTTAAATCCAGAAATGACAATTGCATTTGCACACGGAACATTTAACGTAACGAATACAATCATTCAGTTCCCATTCATTGCAGTATTAGCCTGGATTGTAACAAAAATTATTCGTGGTGAAGATGCATCCATTAACTTCAAACCACAACATTTAAATCCAATCTTTATTGAACAATCTCCAGCTATTGCTTTAACAGAAGCTCAAAAAGAGATTATCCGTATGGCGGAGTTTTCATTAGATGGATTAAAAGAAGCAAACCAATTTTTAAATACACAAGACAAAAAACACGCGAACATGGCTACTCAATTAGAAGGCGCTATTAACAATTTAGATAAAAAAATTACCGAGTATTTAGTTTTACTATCAGAAAAACCACTTTCACCTTCAGATTCTGAAAAACATTCCGTTTTAGCAGGTGTTGTCGGAGATATTGAACGTGTCGGTGATCATGTAGAAAACCTTGTAGAACTTGTAGATTTCCAAATTTCAAACCGTGTTTCACTATCGGATGAAGCACTAGCTGAACTAAATGAAATGCTTGAATTAACAATTTCAACATTACAAGACTCAGTTGAAGCTTTAACAAACTTCGATACTGAACTAGCTCAAACTGTTATTGCAAAAGAACGTAAAATTGACCAAATGGAACGTGTTCTTCGTAAACGTCACGTATTACGTCTAAACGAACGTAGCTGTTCAGGTGATGCAAGCATCATCTTCGTTGATATGGTAAGTAACTTAGAGCGTATCGGTGATCACGCTGTAAATATTGCTGATGGTGTTTTAGGGGAACAAGGAAAAGTAAATTTAAAACAATCATTATAA